The following are encoded together in the Chaetodon auriga isolate fChaAug3 chromosome 6, fChaAug3.hap1, whole genome shotgun sequence genome:
- the LOC143321797 gene encoding uncharacterized protein LOC143321797: MDCAYLHSSRRLWTLQASLSNIAVISPSDDPCDLKAECSPTMDNEITAKERGVLEENNEKEEMDQERAQEEEGEEKKLKEEEGEGEEKRRKEQEPLTEEQELEELRAQVLQLLLELDDARETSNKHQESFHELQGLLEDERLASAHQAETFTRQIQNLQAQLRSVQEEMDSLEEEKESELAEAQEELRVAQEEVLLLQQAAEEAAAERENDIASLQEELCRRRAELQRLSEETQEYELEITTLRAEISMKSQRREAERREGDVDLLKEECRMLKEECQTLKEDNRRLSERLQLLQRQRTCSSVYLSLKEEDTAEGTEGKEMESGSDEVMTESYMTMAQSENCRLVDASIQKNISFDGKPMTPTGWNGGIAEIFSLRDQLKQAEEKASQVQRECDGLKMELQELQVLYDSSQRERAELEEELLRCKAELEKLSEGAQGSEVGWNSILTITAATAVLLMMTSLLRALVRC, translated from the exons GCATCCCTTTCTAATATCGCTGTCATCTCTCCATCAGATGACCCGTGTGATCTGAAAGCAGAGTGCAGCCCCACCATGGACAACGAGATAACAGCAAAGGAGAGAGGCGTCCTGGAGGAGAACaatgagaaggaggagatggaccAGGAGAgagctcaggaggaggagggggaagagaagaagctgaaggaggaggaaggcgaaggggaggagaagaggaggaaggagcaggagcCGCTGAcggaggagcaggagctggaggagctgagggcccaggtgctgcagctgctgctggagctggatgaTGCCAGAGAGACCTCCAACAAACACCAGGAGAGCTTCCATGAGCTGCAAG GTCTGCTGGAGGATGAGCGTCTGGCCAGTGCCCATCAGGCTGAAACCTTCACTCGACAGATTCAGAATCTACAAG CCCAGCTGCGTTCTgtgcaggaggagatggacagcctggaggaggagaaagagagcgagctGGCCGAGGCCCAGGAGGAGCTGCGTGTGGCCCAGGAGGAGGTGCTCCTGCTCCAGCAGGCGGCAGAGGAGGCGGCGGCAGAAAGGGAGAACGACATCGCCtcgctgcaggaggagctgtgtCGCCGGCGGGCCGAACTGCAGCGCCTCAGCGAGGAGACGCAGGAGTACGAGCTGGAGATCACCACGCTGAGGGCCGAGATCAGCATGAAGAGCCAGCGCAGGGAGGccgagaggagagagg GTGACGTGGACCTGCTGAAGGAGGAGTGCCGTATGCTGAAGGAGGAGTGTCAGACCCTGAAGGAGGACAACAGACGTCTctctgagaggctgcagctgctgcagagacagaggacatg ctccagtgtgtaCCTGTcgctgaaggaggaggacacAGCAGAGGGCACGGAggggaaagagatggagagcgGCTCAGATGAGGTCATGACAGAGAGCTACATGACCATGGCCCAGTCTGAGAACTGTCGCCTGGTGGACGCCTCCATCCAGAAGAATATTTCATTTGACGGGAAGCCCATGACACCGACCGGCTGGAACGGAGGCATCGCGGAGATCTTCTCCCTGAGGGACCAGCTCAAACAGGCGGAGGAGAAGGCCTCACAGGTTCAGAGAGAG TGTGACGGTCTGAagatggagctgcaggagctgcaggtaCTGTATGAcagcagccagagggagagagcggagctggaggaggagctgctgcgctgcaaggcagagctggagaagctgTCAGAGGGCGCTCAG GGGAGTGAGGTAGGTTGGAACTCCATTTTGACTATCACGGCagccacagctgtgctgctAATGATGACTAGCTTGTTGAGAGCTCTAGTCCGATGTTGA